One segment of Drosophila ananassae strain 14024-0371.13 chromosome 3R, ASM1763931v2, whole genome shotgun sequence DNA contains the following:
- the LOC6505752 gene encoding N-alpha-acetyltransferase 20 — protein sequence MTTIREFLLDDLFKFNRIAFDPLVEVYSLQFVFPKIIEHPELVLSVVAPDDQLMGFILGCRIVDAEGTIADEKDLGSSHGHISSLAVAHDYRRLGLATLLLENLRAKMNHSNDWFMDLFVRAKNEHAIRLYESLGYVKYRWLPQFYADDHGYDMRLPLSRDVERKSLEGITINKLYSFGNMLLYLVMMYLIGLRDLFFGDIFREN from the coding sequence ATGACCACCATTCGTGAATTCCTCCTGGACGACCTGTTCAAGTTCAATCGCATCGCCTTTGATCCGCTGGTGGAGGTTTATTCCCTGCAATTTGTGTTCCCGAAAATAATCGAGCACCCTGAACTGGTCCTTTCGGTAGTGGCTCCGGATGATCAGCTCATGGGCTTCATCCTGGGCTGCCGCATCGTCGACGCCGAAGGGACAATTGCCGACGAAAAGGATCTGGGCTCCAGTCATGGCCACATTTCCTCGTTGGCTGTAGCGCACGATTATCGCCGACTGGGTCTGGCCACCCTCCTCTTGGAGAATCTGCGGGCCAAGATGAACCACAGCAACGACTGGTTCATGGATCTCTTCGTGCGGGCGAAGAATGAGCATGCCATCCGATTGTACGAGTCCCTGGGCTACGTCAAGTACCGCTGGCTGCCCCAGTTCTATGCCGATGATCATGGGTATGACATGAGGCTGCCGCTTTCCCGGGACGTGGAGCGCAAGTCCCTCGAAGGAATTACTATAAACAAACTCTATAGCTTTGGCAACATGTTACTCTACCTGGTCATGATGTATTTAATCGGACTAAGAGATCTGTTTTTTGGCGACATTTTTAGGGAGAATTAG
- the LOC6504356 gene encoding N-alpha-acetyltransferase 20: protein MTSLREMRFDDLFKINSLAFDSLTEMYSLTFFVKHLLEFPELSQIAIAPGPEGRRMGYIFGVYHLTKNNEIYGHVAALTVSPEYRRIGVATTLMDFFDRILDFKGANYVDLYMRVSNKAAYDLYCSLGYALRRTVQDYYPDQPNPEDAYEMRKYFPRPLEVQAVG from the coding sequence atgacaaGTCTTAGGGAAATGCGCTTCGATGATCTCTTTAAAATTAACTCTCTAGCATTCGACTCCCTAACCGAAATGTACAGCTTGACTTTCTTTGTAAAGCATCTTCTGGAGTTCCCAGAACTAAGTCAGATAGCCATCGCCCCCGGTCCGGAGGGTAGACGAATGGGCTATATCTTTGGGGTCTACCACttgacaaaaaataatgaGATCTATGGCCACGTTGCGGCCCTGACTGTCTCCCCGGAGTACAGACGTATTGGAGTGGCCACAACATTGATGGACTTCTTTGACAGGATCTTGGACTTCAAAGGAGCAAACTACGTCGATCTTTATATGAGAGTCAGTAATAAGGCTGCCTACGATCTGTATTGTTCCCTGGGATATGCCCTTCGTCGCACTGTGCAGGACTATTATCCGGACCAGCCCAACCCGGAAGATGCCTACGAAATGAGAAAGTACTTCCCCCGGCCTCTGGAGGTTCAAGCTGTTGGATAA